From Actinoplanes oblitus, a single genomic window includes:
- a CDS encoding SDR family NAD(P)-dependent oxidoreductase, with protein MEVVVVTGASSGVGRASALAFARAGASLVLVSRSEPALREVAAECRAFGAPVRVVPADVTRAESLAPVVDAFGRVDVWVHTAAVMAYGRFEDVPAEVFDQVVTTDLLGAANVARVALAHFRRQRAGTLIFGGSLLGTVVTPYTSSYVTSKWGLRALVRALRLETRDAPGIQVCLVSPGAVDTPIYRNAANFAGRIGRPPPPIDTPEKVAAAIVRCARRPRATMTVGLANRLIQFGFVATPALYDVLVGPLMRVAGLSREPVEPHEGNVFAPTPPAAEAVRGGRKRPWAAPTGAAVAGLALAGAITARRHLSR; from the coding sequence GTGGAAGTCGTGGTGGTCACCGGGGCGTCGAGCGGCGTGGGGCGCGCCAGTGCGCTCGCCTTCGCGCGGGCCGGGGCGAGCCTGGTGCTGGTGTCCCGGTCGGAGCCCGCCCTGCGGGAGGTCGCCGCCGAGTGCCGGGCGTTCGGCGCGCCGGTTCGGGTGGTGCCCGCGGACGTGACCCGAGCGGAGTCACTCGCCCCGGTGGTGGACGCGTTCGGCCGGGTCGACGTCTGGGTGCACACCGCGGCGGTGATGGCGTACGGGCGGTTCGAGGACGTACCCGCCGAGGTGTTCGACCAGGTGGTGACCACCGACCTGCTCGGCGCGGCGAACGTGGCCCGGGTCGCGCTGGCCCACTTCCGCCGTCAGCGGGCCGGGACCCTGATCTTCGGCGGGTCACTGCTCGGGACGGTGGTCACGCCGTACACGAGTTCCTATGTGACCAGCAAGTGGGGGCTGCGCGCGCTGGTCCGGGCGCTGCGGCTGGAGACCCGGGACGCTCCCGGCATCCAGGTCTGCCTGGTGTCGCCGGGCGCCGTGGACACCCCGATCTACCGCAACGCGGCGAACTTCGCCGGCCGGATCGGGCGCCCACCGCCCCCGATCGACACGCCGGAGAAGGTGGCCGCGGCGATCGTGCGGTGCGCCCGCCGCCCGCGGGCGACCATGACGGTCGGTCTCGCCAACCGGCTCATCCAGTTCGGCTTCGTGGCGACGCCCGCTCTCTACGACGTGCTGGTCGGCCCGCTGATGCGCGTCGCCGGGCTGTCCCGGGAGCCGGTCGAGCCGCACGAGGGAAACGTCTTCGCGCCGACCCCTCCCGCCGCCGAGGCGGTGCGCGGCGGCCGCAAGCGCCCGTGGGCCGCGCCCACCGGCGCCGCGGTCGCCGGCCTGGCCCTGGCCGGCGCGATCACCGCCCGCCGCCACCTGTCCCGCTGA
- a CDS encoding esterase/lipase family protein: MRRLVVLITALLAALALSPALPAAAAPGTPVIFVHGYTGSASNWTTAMAVFRAGGYSSSELFAYEYNSYGNNITNAQGLATYVNQVRARTGAAQVDIVNHSMGGLVSLWYLKQLGGAQYVRHLASIAGANHGTTYAGACLAYVTCQQMYPGSSFINTLSAGDETPGSTRYGTWYSPCDGIIIPYTSTVLSGATNNYVACQTHIGYLTDTVTLAQVRSFLAS, translated from the coding sequence ATGCGTCGTCTCGTCGTCCTGATCACCGCGCTGCTGGCCGCGCTCGCGCTCAGCCCCGCCCTCCCCGCGGCCGCCGCGCCCGGGACCCCGGTGATCTTCGTGCACGGTTACACCGGTAGCGCCTCGAACTGGACCACCGCGATGGCGGTGTTCCGCGCCGGCGGCTATTCCAGCAGCGAGCTGTTCGCGTACGAGTACAACTCGTACGGCAACAACATCACCAACGCGCAGGGGCTGGCGACCTACGTCAACCAGGTCCGGGCCCGCACCGGCGCCGCGCAGGTCGACATCGTCAACCACTCGATGGGCGGCCTGGTCAGCCTCTGGTACCTCAAGCAGCTCGGCGGCGCCCAGTACGTCCGGCACCTGGCCTCGATCGCCGGCGCCAACCACGGCACCACGTACGCCGGCGCCTGCCTGGCCTACGTCACCTGCCAGCAGATGTATCCCGGCTCGTCGTTCATCAACACGCTCAGCGCGGGCGACGAGACGCCGGGCAGCACCAGGTACGGCACGTGGTACTCGCCGTGCGACGGGATCATCATCCCGTACACCAGCACCGTCCTGAGCGGCGCCACCAACAACTACGTGGCCTGCCAGACGCACATCGGCTACCTGACCGACACGGTCACCCTGGCCCAGGTCCGCTCGTTCCTCGCCAGTTAG
- a CDS encoding hybrid sensor histidine kinase/response regulator, translated as MPELGRDQLMALIDYTSAVIYMRDSDGRYLLVNREYERLFGLRREDIVGLTDHDLFPLEVADAFRENDRQALAGGVPVQMEEQAPGDDGVRNYLTIKFPLIDERGVAYAVAGISTDITERSRAEAALRDSEERFRLLAEHAQDIIFRYRLRPDPAMEYLSRAVEPTTGFAAEDFYADPGLILSRIEPEDRPTFEKSWRASRSKTITFRLRRRDGEVVWIEQRASAVPGDDGEPVAVEGILRDVTERVAAERERAELEHQLRQSERLDSLGQLAGGIAHDFNNILAVISGYADMLVDELGDDHPSTPDATGIKQAAARGAALTRQLLLFSRSEPSQAELLDLNAVASDMMRLLARTLGEDIELGTALTPGLPPVVMDRSKLEQVVMNAVLNARAAMPSGGRLTISTGREHGGSGDDQVCLAVTDTGSGMTPEVLARAFEPFFTTKGRGSGTGLGLATAYGVVTDAGGTISLESEPGRGTTLRVRLPAGAEGASGVGPAAPAAAPSTGDGRRILVVEDEEQVRDIVCRLLRKAGYRVFAAPHPAEALRMSRDDGLAFDVLLTDVIMPGMSGTQLAAELRRDRPELPVLFMSGYTSGPAPGGQELPADAPLIRKPFEAQTLLNEVHRVVAERV; from the coding sequence ATGCCCGAACTGGGCCGCGACCAGTTGATGGCGCTGATCGACTACACCTCGGCGGTCATCTACATGCGTGACTCCGACGGGCGCTACCTGCTGGTCAACCGGGAGTACGAGCGCCTGTTCGGGCTGCGCCGCGAGGACATCGTCGGGCTCACCGACCACGACCTGTTCCCGCTGGAGGTGGCCGACGCGTTCCGGGAGAACGACCGGCAGGCGCTGGCCGGCGGGGTACCGGTGCAGATGGAGGAGCAGGCGCCCGGCGACGACGGGGTGCGCAACTACCTGACCATCAAGTTCCCGCTGATCGACGAGCGGGGCGTCGCGTACGCGGTGGCCGGCATCTCCACCGACATCACCGAGCGCAGCCGCGCCGAGGCCGCCCTGCGCGACAGCGAGGAACGGTTCCGGCTGCTCGCCGAGCACGCCCAGGACATCATCTTCCGCTACCGGCTGCGTCCCGACCCGGCGATGGAGTATCTGAGCCGGGCGGTCGAACCGACCACCGGTTTCGCCGCCGAGGACTTCTACGCCGATCCCGGGCTGATCCTGAGCCGGATCGAGCCCGAGGACCGCCCGACCTTCGAGAAGTCCTGGCGGGCCTCGCGGTCCAAGACGATCACGTTTCGCCTGCGCCGGCGCGACGGCGAGGTGGTCTGGATCGAGCAGCGGGCCAGCGCGGTCCCCGGCGACGACGGCGAGCCGGTCGCCGTCGAGGGCATCCTGCGCGACGTCACCGAGCGGGTGGCCGCCGAGCGGGAACGCGCCGAACTCGAACACCAGCTGCGTCAGTCGGAACGGCTCGACTCCCTGGGGCAGCTGGCCGGCGGCATCGCCCACGACTTCAACAACATCCTCGCGGTGATCTCCGGATACGCCGACATGCTCGTCGACGAACTCGGCGACGACCACCCCAGCACGCCCGACGCGACGGGCATCAAACAGGCCGCGGCGCGCGGCGCCGCGCTGACCCGCCAGCTGCTGCTGTTCAGCCGGTCGGAACCGTCGCAGGCCGAGCTGCTCGACCTCAACGCCGTCGCCTCGGACATGATGCGGCTGCTCGCCCGCACCCTGGGCGAGGACATCGAACTCGGCACCGCGCTGACCCCCGGCCTGCCGCCGGTCGTCATGGACCGCAGCAAACTGGAGCAGGTGGTGATGAACGCCGTGCTCAACGCCCGGGCCGCGATGCCCTCGGGCGGCCGGCTGACGATCAGTACCGGTCGAGAGCACGGCGGCAGCGGCGACGACCAGGTCTGCCTCGCGGTGACCGACACCGGCTCCGGGATGACCCCGGAGGTGCTGGCCCGGGCGTTCGAGCCGTTCTTCACCACCAAGGGCCGGGGCAGCGGCACCGGGCTGGGGCTGGCCACCGCGTACGGCGTGGTGACCGATGCGGGCGGCACGATCAGCCTGGAGTCGGAACCGGGCCGGGGCACCACGCTGCGGGTCCGGCTGCCGGCCGGCGCCGAGGGCGCGTCCGGGGTCGGCCCGGCCGCGCCGGCGGCTGCCCCCTCGACCGGCGACGGCCGGCGGATCCTGGTCGTCGAGGACGAGGAACAGGTCCGCGACATCGTCTGCCGGCTGCTGCGCAAGGCCGGTTACCGGGTGTTCGCGGCGCCGCACCCGGCCGAGGCGCTGCGCATGAGCCGCGACGACGGGCTCGCCTTCGACGTGCTCCTCACTGACGTGATCATGCCCGGCATGTCCGGCACCCAGCTCGCCGCGGAGCTGCGCCGCGACCGCCCCGAACTGCCGGTGCTCTTCATGTCCGGCTACACCAGCGGTCCGGCGCCCGGCGGTCAGGAGCTGCCCGCCGACGCGCCGCTGATCCGCAAGCCCTTCGAGGCGCAGACCCTGCTCAACGAGGTGCACCGGGTGGTCGCGGAGCGCGTCTGA
- a CDS encoding NAD(P)-binding protein — MTETHVDVLIIGAGISGIDVAYRVRERCPELSIRIVEARDRLGGTWDLFRYPGVRSDSDIYTLAFPFRPWRGERSIVDGDELLGYIEDTARATGIDRLIAYETKVFEVDWSSRDARWTVRARRGSEDVEYVARFVVCCAGYYDYDNPHDPGFAAPADLGPTGPFMDMRSGYLARAAAIMPRAGRRYPWAFRQNVMRDVWATNRARLDEDLHWSRVREEAGA; from the coding sequence ATGACGGAGACGCACGTGGACGTGCTCATCATCGGTGCCGGCATCTCGGGGATCGACGTCGCCTACCGGGTTCGCGAACGCTGCCCCGAGCTGAGCATCCGGATCGTCGAGGCGCGTGACCGGCTGGGCGGCACGTGGGACCTGTTCCGCTACCCGGGAGTCCGATCAGACTCGGACATCTACACGCTGGCGTTTCCGTTCCGGCCGTGGCGCGGGGAACGCTCCATCGTCGACGGCGACGAGTTGCTCGGGTACATCGAGGACACCGCCCGGGCCACCGGGATCGACCGGCTCATCGCGTACGAAACCAAGGTCTTCGAGGTCGACTGGTCCAGCCGGGACGCCCGCTGGACGGTGCGGGCCCGGCGCGGGAGCGAGGACGTCGAGTACGTCGCGCGCTTCGTGGTCTGCTGCGCGGGCTACTACGACTACGACAATCCGCACGACCCGGGGTTCGCGGCCCCGGCCGACCTCGGGCCGACCGGGCCGTTCATGGACATGCGCTCCGGCTACCTGGCCCGCGCCGCGGCGATCATGCCGCGCGCCGGGCGACGATATCCGTGGGCGTTCCGGCAGAACGTCATGCGCGACGTGTGGGCCACCAACCGGGCCCGCCTCGACGAGGACCTGCACTGGTCCCGGGTCCGCGAGGAGGCCGGCGCGTGA